One window from the genome of Montipora foliosa isolate CH-2021 chromosome 5, ASM3666993v2, whole genome shotgun sequence encodes:
- the LOC138003223 gene encoding histamine H2 receptor-like yields MTPPECITWMTVGLAESVAIVALNLCTIIVFTRNRNLRKRSTYLMINLAVTDMLVGGVAVFFLFYWFGVFCNVWRGHLNGHLKDYIETRLPGVFPGMSLINITIIALERAYATFRPFKHRVLKKRVYGLLIVFIWVSTALGTSLNFKYPEGVVDLYFKIALGSFELLIICVSYSSIVIKVRCGAQPKHHGAASRERKLTVTLLIVTVASLLVFLPAITFALLIYSGKFKIPFQVGGRLYCALYVFLFANSLVNPILYAIRMPEYRSTLAALFRKCTVRNRERRV; encoded by the coding sequence ATGACTCCACCCGAGTGCATAACCTGGATGACTGTAGGCTTGGCCGAGTCTGTTGCCATAGTAGCACTCAACCTCTGTacgataattgtttttacaagaAACCGTAATCTCCGCAAGCGCAGTACGTACCTGATGATAAATTTGGCAGTTACAGATATGTTGGTTGGAGGAGTTGCTGTGTTTTTTCTGTTCTATTGGTTTGGAGTATTCTGTAATGTATGGAGGGGGCATCTAAATGGACATTTGAAAGATTATATAGAGACAAGACTACCTGGTGTTTTTCCTGGTATGTCTTTAATAAACATAACCATTATTGCTTTAGAACGGGCATATGCGACATTTCGGCCTTTCAAGCATCGCGTGCTAAAAAAACGGGTGTATGGCCTATTAATTGTCTTTATTTGGGTTAGTACGGCATTGGGTACTTCCTTAAATTTTAAATATCCTGAGGGAGTAGTTGATCTTTACTTCAAGATTGCATTAGGCTCGTTTGAACTTTTGATCATTTGTGTATCTTACTCATCCATTGTTATTAAAGTCCGTTGTGGAGCGCAGCCTAAACACCATGGTGCAGCcagtagagaaagaaaactgaccgtGACATTGTTGATTGTGACTGTTGCATCTCTTTTGGTGTTCCTGCCTGCTATTACTTTCGCTCTTCTCATTTATAgcggtaaatttaaaattcccTTTCAGGTGGGTGGACGTCTTTATTGTGCACtttatgttttcctttttgcaaacTCTCTTGTCAATCCTATATTATACGCTATCCGCATGCCAGAATACAGATCTACTTTAGCTGCACTCTTTCGCAAATGTACTGTTCGTAACCGTGAAAGGCGAGTTTAA